Proteins encoded together in one Orrella marina window:
- a CDS encoding Lrp/AsnC family transcriptional regulator codes for MDELDFKILNLLQRDASITNQELADRVHASAPTCLRRVKRLVETGVIEKQVAILSPEACGHPLTAIAELTLESQATDEIERFEQKMMSEPAVTQCYRVSTGPDLILILQLADMQAYHALAHRMFTSAHRVRNVRTFFATHRSKFETRLPLRPPRS; via the coding sequence ATGGACGAATTAGACTTCAAGATTCTTAATCTACTACAACGAGATGCCAGCATCACCAATCAGGAGCTGGCCGATCGCGTGCATGCATCTGCACCGACCTGCCTGAGAAGAGTCAAACGCCTGGTTGAAACAGGTGTGATCGAAAAACAGGTCGCCATCCTGTCCCCGGAGGCATGCGGTCACCCCCTGACGGCCATTGCCGAACTCACCCTGGAGTCTCAGGCAACGGACGAAATTGAACGCTTCGAACAGAAGATGATGAGCGAGCCCGCGGTCACACAGTGCTACCGGGTCTCGACAGGACCTGATCTCATCCTGATCCTGCAACTGGCTGACATGCAGGCTTATCACGCGCTGGCACATCGCATGTTCACATCCGCCCACCGGGTGCGCAACGTGCGGACCTTCTTTGCCACCCATCGCAGCAAATTCGAGACGCGACTGCCACTCAGGCCGCCTCGCTCGTAG
- the glmS gene encoding glutamine--fructose-6-phosphate transaminase (isomerizing), with product MCGIVGAVSSRDIVPVLLEGLKRLEYRGYDSCGVAVYDADNGQLRRARSTQRVAELIDQVAVDGVTGFTGIAHTRWATHGAPATHNAHPHFSGTNGSDPRIALVHNGIIENHDELRALLIERGYVFESQTDTEVIAHLVHYHYEGDLLAAVQASVRQLKGAYAIGVICKDEPHRVVAARDGSPLVVGIGTGENFLASDALALAGSTDQIIYLEDGDVVDLQIGNVWITDAHGQAVERQAQTVQAHSAAVELGPYRHYMQKEIFEQPRAVADTLDDVMSIMPELFGDGAYGAFKQIDRILILACGTSYYAGMTAKYWIESIARIPVSVEIASEYRYRDSVPNPKTLVVTISQSGETADTLAALKHAQSLGMLETLTICNVSTSAMVRACRYNFITRAGVEVGVASTKAFTTQLTALFLLTLAVAQAQGRLSEEDEAMHVRAMRHLPVAIGAVVALEPQIIAWSEQFAKHENALFLGRGMHFPIAMEGALKLKEISYIHAEAYPAGELKHGPLALVTDEMPVVTIAPNDALLEKLKSNMQEVRARGGQLYVFADVDTRIQAEQGLHVIRMPEHYGYLSPILHVIPLQLLAYHTACARGTDVDKPRNLAKSVTVE from the coding sequence ATGTGCGGAATCGTCGGCGCTGTTTCATCCAGGGATATCGTTCCAGTCTTGCTCGAGGGCTTGAAGCGACTGGAGTACCGAGGCTATGACTCTTGTGGTGTCGCTGTCTATGATGCGGACAATGGGCAGTTGCGGCGTGCTCGTAGCACCCAGCGTGTGGCTGAGTTGATTGATCAGGTGGCGGTTGATGGTGTGACCGGGTTTACGGGTATTGCGCACACACGCTGGGCCACTCACGGCGCACCGGCGACACACAATGCTCATCCCCATTTCTCTGGAACCAATGGGTCGGATCCACGAATTGCTCTGGTCCACAACGGCATCATTGAAAACCATGACGAGCTGCGCGCGCTCCTTATCGAGCGCGGCTATGTCTTCGAGAGCCAGACCGATACCGAGGTGATTGCTCACCTGGTGCATTACCACTACGAGGGAGATCTCCTGGCCGCCGTTCAGGCAAGTGTCCGTCAACTCAAAGGTGCCTATGCAATCGGCGTGATCTGTAAGGACGAGCCGCACCGGGTGGTTGCCGCGCGGGACGGCTCGCCACTGGTCGTGGGTATCGGCACCGGAGAAAATTTCCTTGCTTCAGACGCGCTGGCACTGGCTGGATCAACCGATCAGATCATCTATCTGGAAGATGGTGATGTGGTGGATTTGCAGATCGGTAATGTCTGGATCACTGATGCGCATGGGCAGGCGGTCGAACGCCAGGCACAGACGGTGCAGGCGCATAGTGCTGCAGTTGAACTGGGCCCCTATCGCCATTACATGCAGAAGGAGATCTTCGAGCAACCGCGTGCAGTTGCTGATACGCTCGATGACGTCATGTCGATCATGCCAGAGCTCTTCGGGGATGGTGCCTACGGTGCGTTCAAGCAGATCGACCGGATTCTGATTCTGGCGTGTGGTACCAGCTATTACGCGGGCATGACGGCCAAGTACTGGATTGAATCGATCGCCCGAATTCCGGTATCGGTCGAGATTGCCAGTGAGTATCGTTATCGGGATAGCGTGCCTAACCCTAAGACATTAGTCGTTACGATCTCTCAGTCGGGTGAGACGGCCGATACCTTGGCAGCACTTAAGCACGCCCAGTCCCTCGGTATGCTGGAAACCTTGACGATCTGTAACGTGTCAACGAGCGCAATGGTGCGTGCCTGCCGTTACAACTTCATCACCCGGGCCGGAGTCGAAGTCGGGGTGGCTTCGACCAAAGCGTTCACGACTCAGTTGACCGCACTGTTCCTCCTGACCTTGGCGGTTGCACAAGCGCAAGGCAGATTGAGTGAAGAAGATGAGGCTATGCATGTGCGCGCAATGCGTCACCTGCCTGTTGCCATTGGCGCGGTGGTTGCGCTTGAGCCACAGATCATTGCCTGGTCAGAGCAGTTTGCCAAGCATGAGAATGCGCTGTTTCTGGGGCGCGGCATGCACTTTCCGATCGCGATGGAAGGCGCACTCAAGCTCAAGGAGATCAGCTACATCCATGCGGAGGCATATCCCGCCGGAGAGCTCAAGCATGGTCCGTTGGCACTGGTCACAGACGAGATGCCGGTTGTGACGATCGCGCCAAATGATGCACTTCTGGAGAAGCTCAAGTCCAACATGCAGGAAGTCAGGGCACGTGGTGGTCAGCTCTACGTGTTTGCAGACGTTGACACCAGGATTCAGGCGGAGCAGGGGCTGCATGTGATCCGTATGCCGGAACACTATGGCTACCTCTCGCCGATTCTGCATGTGATTCCGTTGCAACTTCTTGCGTACCACACTGCATGTGCGCGTGGAACAGACGTGGACAAGCCCCGGAACCTGGCCAAGAGTGTGACGGTGGAGTAG